In Cupriavidus sp. EM10, the genomic window AGAGATTTCGCATGCGCGCGGACTCAACGCTTCGCCGTTGGCAATCGAGACACTTGAAAGGATGTCGTAAATTTCCTAGATTGATGTACGGGCGCAACGCCCACAGGAGTCACGTTACATTTGCAAAATCGTTATTGCTCCCTTTGACTAGGGAGACCTCGCCTTTTTATGAGAGGGTACATCGGCGAGGAAGGGATGCGGAAAACGACCAAGCAAGAGTGTAGAATTCATCCGAGAAGGGCAGCAAGCGGCTTGCCTTTTCTGCGGTTGGCCATAAAAATCCTGGCGACTTTAATTTCCGTGGTCGCCGGCCAGATACTTTGATGTGGTCGGCTTCAATACCGTCATTAGTACGGTCCGCTCGGTATTGAGTCTTTCCGTTGCCATCAAGCAGATGCCATTCCCTCCGATTGTGGTCGTCGGTGGACCTGCTGTGAACTTAAAAGCATGGTCGTATTCTGCTGAGACCTTAGAGCAGCGTTCGTCTTGGGATTTTGAAATCTTCGACAACGTAGAAGAGAATTTGAAGCAACTAATTTCGTCAATCGAAAGCCGGTCGCCTTGGCCAAATCGCCCTGGACTCGTCCCCAATCATGACAGCCCTGCCATAGTTGCTAGAGGAATCGAGGAAGTTGTCAACACTGGTCCAGCTGCTATTGAGCAGCGAGTTCCAGCTGAATGGCACCCCCTGCAGTCGTTGGACCGACGTCTTTTCATCGGTCCAACGGGCTACTTTGAGCCAAATGCAACACGTGCAGCGACCAGGCAATTTCATGAAGCACACGTTGTCATGTCACGCGGTTGTGACTGGAATTGCAACTTCTGCACTGAGCGACGGGAATTGAGTCGCGGTGAAAAGCGCCGACCTGTCTCCGATGTGATAGAGGAGCTGAAAGAGCTTTCACTTACATACCGGCAACTGAGAATTCAATTCATAGATGACAACTTGCTGCCGCAAATCGCAGCACCCGATAATGAAGGAGCTATATTTCGCGAAATATCCTTGCATTGGGCTAAAGAGTTTTGCAAAAGCTCAACGACCTAAATCTGTCGTTAAAGGGCGAGTTGGGTTGGAGAGGGATATTTAGAATAGAGGATTTCCTCGCATATGAAAGAGCCTTTGGCGATGACAATTTCATCTTGGCCCTTAAAGCTTCTGGATGTCGCATGCTTGGCATCGGTTTCTTTCCTGACTTTGTGCTGCAGGTCAAAGAGCGCGCCGAAGGCGATGGGGTGGCTCTTTCCGAAGTGAAGGGTCCCCATTTGCAATATTTCGACCGTGCCAAGGCTGCAGCTGTGCACGTCAAGTATGGTCGCGTGTTCATGGTTGGTAAGGAGCTGGGCAGCGATGGCAGCTTCCGCTTTTGGCGGAAAGTCAGCGACGGCAATCTCGTTGATGACGGGAAGTTCGAATTGCCCAGAATGCGCTACTCTTGATTGACGCGCGAAGGCCCTCGTGAGCACGCTTTCGAAGCACCTGGGGTGTCTGTCCACAGGTGTCTATTCTCGGCGTTCTTTCAGAGATTTTTTCGTCCACCACAAAGCTCTGCACTGGGTCCATGCTGAAATGCTCGTCGACAAGCTCAGCATGCAAGCGAGCGCCGATTTCTTCTAGTAGCGCATCAAGCGGCAAGTCGTCGCCGTTTGTGTCCACGTGCTCGACGGGAATCGTTCTCAAAAGTGCAATCAAGCGGTCTGCCGCAGCATCAATCTCGCTGGCCTGTTCGGAATTTGGCACCTTTCTCTCGCCACTTCTGACAAGGAAATTGATGAGAGGCGACGCCAAACTGATGAACCAGCGCGGATTGCCTTCGGTGATTGCGAATATCGAATCGACGCCGGTGTAAATCTCCAGCGTTTTGCGCTGCCGCGCTGCGACCTCTCCCTTCTTAGATTGATGCAAGAAGAAATCTCGTAACGCGGCAACGGGTGCTGCCTTGCGAAGGACGGCGGACGACCACAACCTGACCGACGGCGTGCAGCCAGTTTGATGGGTGGGCTACGGTTTGTGGCATCTAGGACGGCGTGCTTAGCCGCCGACAGCCCGGCTGAGCCAGAGCCCTCGCAATGAACAGGATGGTTGTGTCACACCCACGCCCCAGCTGCCAGCCGGTTGCATTAAAATCGCACCACGCATACCGGGGAATAGTGAAAATGACAAGCGATGCGAGGGTGCAGCCCTACCAGTTCGTGATGCAGAGGTACCCGTGCCTCTTTGACCCCGAGCAAATGAGAATTACTGAAGACGACCTAGCAACTGCTCGCATGTTCACTCCGAACCTCGACAAGGGCGGGAAGTTTAAGGTTGGCGAGACCTGGCCTTTGGCTTATCACCAACTCCGGCGCACGGGCGGAATCAACATGTTCGCCAGTGGCCTTCTAAGCGACAGCTCAATCCAAGTCATTATGAAGCATCTTACGCTGCTCCAAACTCGATATTACGGGCAGAACCACAGTCGAGTTCGCTTCAACGAGGACTTCGAAAGTCTGACTGTGACGGCCAGATACGAGGTGATGGCCAGGCAGATAGAAGCCCTTGTGAAAGAGCGCTACGTCTCACCTTTGGGCGATGGACGGAAGCGGGAAATTGTGGTCAACCTGGTTGGGAACAAGGAATTCAACGTGCTTGTCAAGGCTGGCCGAAATGGCGAGGTCTCCTTCCGAGAAACCAGGCTCGGCGGCTGCACAAAGAATGGCCATTGTGACTACGGCGGTATCGAGTCGATAGTGCGGTGCACGGGGGCGACGGCGACAAGCCTTGCCGCGAAGCGATATATGACAGAGCAAAACAGCTCTCCGTCGAGCGGCAGCTTGCAAGCATTGAACGGCGAATTGAAATGGCTCAGCCAGACAGCCCCCGCGCGCGCGCGCTAAAAGCCGAGGCACTCGGCCTGAGGAAGTACCTCAATGTCGTCCGCAACTGAGACTGCAGAACAACGGTTTCGATTGGCCTTTGAACGCCTGAAGGACAACAAACCGCACGTGCTGCCACGCGGGACTCCGGTGAGCCAGAACAATGTCGCAAAGGAGGCCGGCACCGACCCAACTGCCCTCAGAAAGGCGCGCTATCCAGCGCTGGTTCGCGAGATACAGGCATGGGTGGAAATCAACGGCCGACAGAGGGCATTGCAGCGGAAGCGCCAGGACCGACAGAGACGCAACACTGAGGACCTAACTGCTAAGGTTAAGCGGCTCGAGCAACAGCGCGATGACGCGCAGTCTCAGCTCACGAGCGCACAACGCCTGGTGCTCGAACTCCTGCAGGAGAACGCTCGTCTTCAGGCTAGGCTTGATGAGTTGCGCCCCCTGCCCACGCCATTGAGAAGGTAACTACATACTATGGACATTGCGAAGGGAGAATAAGCCCAAATGTGCGCAATGCCATGGACATCCACCACACACCACAATTCTTAGCCAAAACATGCACTTACGCGCGCGTCCATACCCAATGTACTCTGGTGTTGACGCTCAACGTCTAAGCAACGTTCAAGAAACGTCCAGGCAACGCCTGGCACCGCCAGAACGAAGAAATGCCCGGTTCGATGCCGGGCATTTTCTTTGTCGGGACGGCTCAGACCCTGCCTACATCGGCGCCAGCGCCTCGTCCCGCATCCCCACCAGCAACGCCTGTCCGTCGGCATCGACTCGGAATTCTCCGAATTTCGCCTTGGCGTACCGTTCCGCCTGTCCCTCCTGGAAGAACCACGCGTCCGTCGACACCTGCACGCCGTTGCCGCCCCAGCGCGACGGCACGTTCTGCACGCGCAGCAGCATTTCGCCCGTTGCCAGCGGCTCGCCGTGATACAGGCGGACGAAGTGGCCTTCGTTGCGGTCGTCGCGGCGGACCACGATCACTTCCTCGCGCGCCAGCCGGCTCTGCTCGGTGCCATGCGCCGCCCGCACCTCGTTGGCAACCGAGAAATTCAGCGCCATGTAGTCGCCCTGCATCAGCGAGCGCGGGTCCACCGGCGCCAGGCGCAGGTAGACCACGTCGCCGCGTGCCATCAGCCGTTCCTTGCCGACGGTGCCGGCCAGCGCGACGCCGATTGTCAGCAGCCATCCCACGATAATCCAGCGTTTCATGCCACGGCCTCCCGGTTGGCGATGCGGCCCAGCGCGGCGCGGACGGCCAGCAGCAGCGCGCCGGCGGCAACCAGCGTGGCGGACTTGGCCAGCAGCGTCCATTGCAGCGTGCTGTAGTACCAGACGAATCCGATCAGCACCGTGGCGATGGCCAGCCCCAGCCACGGCAGCGACCCGCGCCGCAGCGCCACGGCCAGGGCCAGCACGCCCGCCGTCACTGCCGGGGCGTAGACCATCAGCGCACTGAATGCGATAGCCACCGCCACCACGGCGGCGCCGACCGGCGTGCCGCAGGCCAGCCGCTTGCATTCGAGCATCGCCATGGCCACCAGCACGGCGCCGATCAGCGCGCCGGCCAGCCATCCGCCATGCGCGCGCCAGGGCGTGTCCACGCCGAAGATCAGGTCGGCAGGATGCGCGAAGCCTGTCACCACCAGCGCGCCCAGCAGGGCTACCAACAGCGTGGCGTCGGCGGCTGGCGCGGCTATCTGCAGGCGTCCCGCCGCTGCCAGCCGGTCTTCGCGCATGGCAAAGGCCAGCAGCGCGGCAAAGGCCAGCGCCGTCATCGGCCCCAGTGCCATCGGAATCGCCGTCCAGCGCGGCGCCATCAGGTCGCCCAGCGTCACGCACGCGGCGATGGCCAGTGCCAGGCACAGGCCGAGCATCACCAGGAAGCGATGCAGGCGGTCTGGCACCAGCGCGAACAGCACCGCTTCGAACAGAGCCACGACCAGCCAGAACGGCGCCGTCTCCAGGAACTGACGGAATCCGAGCGCCTCGCCCACGCCGGCAATGACCATGCCCTGGCCGCCCAGGCTCAGCGCCAGTGCGAACTGCCCCAGCGCAATCCGCCCGCTCTCCTTTGCCTTCACGCGGTACAGCGCGATGGCGACGCCGATCATCGCCACGCCGGTGATCGCCATGGCCGGGCCGTTGCCGCGCGTGGCGGCGAACACGGTGCCGATCAGGAACATCTGGAAGAACAGCGCGCCAAGCCAGCCCGCGCCGCCCATCAGCAGGCGGATCGGCCACGGCGTGCGCAGCGTCGGCGCATAGTCGCCCTGCACCGTGCCGCGCAGGGCCAGTTGGCTCCAGAGCCCACGTTCCACCTGTTCCGTCCGATCGATCTGGTGCTGGCTCATGCGGGACTCCCCGATGTCTCGCGCCAGGCGCGCAGCAGCCAGGTGGCCGCCGCCACGGCCAGGCCGATGGTCAGCAGCGCCAGCAGCAGGAAGGCCCCGAAGTCGCCGTGGAAGTCCACCAGCCAGCGACCCACCGCCGAAATGATCACGCCGATGCCGGTCAGGCAGACCAGGCTCAGCACGACGATGTCGAACGCGCGCCAGCGGAACCAGGCCGCCAGGCCAACCAGCGCCACGGCGCTCACTAGCAGCCCCGCCGCATTCACGTGGTCGGTCAGCACGCTCATCAGCCCCACCCATCCGGCATACCCGCAGGCCAGCAGGCCCAGCAGCCTTGGGCCGGTGGCGCCGACGAAGCCCCAGCGCGCCGCCCGGGCCGCCAGCAGATACCAGACGGCCAGTTGCAGCACCGCCGTGCCAAGCAGGAACATCATCGTGACCCGCGCAAAGCGCGCCGAGAACAGCAGTTCGAACATGCCGCCGATACCCAGCCGCACGCTGCAGAACCGCAGCAACGCCACGTTGCCAATGACCAGCACGATCCACCAGTGCGGCGCGGCGCGCGCCGCCAGCGCCCATGGCACCGCCAGCAGCGCCCACAGCGCCAACAGCTGCCAGGCATCGGCGCCGGTCTGGTAGGTCTGCCCGATCACGGCCAGCAGCACGCCGGACACGATCTGCGCGCCGCCCAGCGCCGCCCGGCCCGCCATGTCGCCAGCCGGACGCCATGCGGCAAACCCGGCCAGCAGCGTCAGCAGCCC contains:
- a CDS encoding DUF4401 domain-containing protein, with protein sequence MSQHQIDRTEQVERGLWSQLALRGTVQGDYAPTLRTPWPIRLLMGGAGWLGALFFQMFLIGTVFAATRGNGPAMAITGVAMIGVAIALYRVKAKESGRIALGQFALALSLGGQGMVIAGVGEALGFRQFLETAPFWLVVALFEAVLFALVPDRLHRFLVMLGLCLALAIAACVTLGDLMAPRWTAIPMALGPMTALAFAALLAFAMREDRLAAAGRLQIAAPAADATLLVALLGALVVTGFAHPADLIFGVDTPWRAHGGWLAGALIGAVLVAMAMLECKRLACGTPVGAAVVAVAIAFSALMVYAPAVTAGVLALAVALRRGSLPWLGLAIATVLIGFVWYYSTLQWTLLAKSATLVAAGALLLAVRAALGRIANREAVA
- a CDS encoding GDYXXLXY domain-containing protein, which codes for MKRWIIVGWLLTIGVALAGTVGKERLMARGDVVYLRLAPVDPRSLMQGDYMALNFSVANEVRAAHGTEQSRLAREEVIVVRRDDRNEGHFVRLYHGEPLATGEMLLRVQNVPSRWGGNGVQVSTDAWFFQEGQAERYAKAKFGEFRVDADGQALLVGMRDEALAPM
- a CDS encoding DUF2157 domain-containing protein, which codes for METLTSRRTIQQALADWRAQGRLGAADLLAAWAPTLPGRAHWHHWLDRALLVLGTALLCAGVIVFFAFNWASLHPFSKFGLLAGLLTLLAGFAAWRPAGDMAGRAALGGAQIVSGVLLAVIGQTYQTGADAWQLLALWALLAVPWALAARAAPHWWIVLVIGNVALLRFCSVRLGIGGMFELLFSARFARVTMMFLLGTAVLQLAVWYLLAARAARWGFVGATGPRLLGLLACGYAGWVGLMSVLTDHVNAAGLLVSAVALVGLAAWFRWRAFDIVVLSLVCLTGIGVIISAVGRWLVDFHGDFGAFLLLALLTIGLAVAAATWLLRAWRETSGSPA